From the Strix uralensis isolate ZFMK-TIS-50842 chromosome 33, bStrUra1, whole genome shotgun sequence genome, one window contains:
- the CERS5 gene encoding ceramide synthase 5 isoform X1 yields MAAAAAAALRAWFWNERFWLPHNVTWADLAGEPGPPGSGLQYPRAGHVLSAFPLALGIFAVRLLFERFIAKPCAINLGIQDSGPHRAQPNAILEKVFTSITKSPDGKRLEGLSKQLDWDVRKIQRWFRHRRNQDKPTTLTKFCESMWRFTFYLSIFFYGIRFLWTAPWFWDTRQCWYNYPFQPLTSRLYYYYILELAFYWSLMFSQFTDIKRKDFLIMFVHHLATIGLITFSYMNNMVRVGTLVLCLHDASDFLLEAAKLANYAKYQRLCDAFFMLFGVVFIVTRLGIYPFWILNTTLFESWELIGPYPSWWLFNGLLITLQILHIIWSYLIIRIAYKALVRGKVSKDDRSDVESSSEEEDVTSNSTKGVFSTSSNGSNRINGHVASGQWTEEE; encoded by the exons atggcggcggccgcggcggcggcgctgcgggccTGGTTTTGGAATGAGCGGTTCTGGCTGCCGCACAACGTGACGTGGGCGGACCTGGCCGGGGAGCCGGGCCCGCCGGGCAGCGGGTTGCAGTACCCGCGGGCGGGCCACGTCCTCTCCGCCTTCCCGCTGGCGCTCGGCATCTTCGCCGTGCGGCTGCTCTTCGAGAG GTTTATTGCCAAGCCATGTGCCATAAACCTTGGCATTCAAGACAGTGGACCTCACAGAGCCCAGCCCAATGCAATTTTAGAGAAAGTGTTTACATCCATCACTAAG tCTCCAGATGGAAAAAGGTTAGAAGGCTTGTCAAAGCAGCTAGACTGGGATGTTCGAAAGATCCAGCGCTGGTTTCGTCATCGGAGGAACCAGGACAAACCCACCACCCTCACTAAATTTTGTGAGAGCAT gtggagatttacattttatttaagtatatttttttatgGAATCAGGTTTCTCTGGACG GCACCCTGGTTTTGGGACACACGACAGTGCTGGTACAACTACCCTTTTCAG cctCTAACATCCAGGCTTTATTATTACTATATCTTGGAGCTGGCCTTCTATTGGTCTCTCATGTTTTCTCAGTTTACAGACATTAAACGGAAG gaCTTCCTGATCATGTTCGTCCATCATTTGGCTACAATTGGACTCATTACATTCTCTTATATGAATAATATGGTGCGGGTTGGAACTCTGGTGCTGTGCCTCCACGATGCATCAGATTTCCTTTTAGAG GCTGCAAAGCTAGCCAATTATGCCAAGTACCAACGTCTCTGTGATGCTTTCTTCATGCTCTTTGGTGTCGTATTCATTGTTACACGGCTGGGCATTTATCCTTTTTG GATTTTGAATACAACCCTATTTGAAAGCTGGGAGTTGATTGGTCCTTATCCTTCGTGGTGGCTCTTCAATGGGCTTTTGATAACCTTGCAGATCTTGCATATCATCTGGTCTTATCTCATCATTCGCATTGCCTACAAGGCCCTCGTGCGGGGAAAG GTATCAAAAGATGACCGCAGTGATGTAGAGAGCAGCTCTGAAGAGGAGGATGTGACTTCCAACAGCACAAAAGGAGTTTTCAGCACTTCAAGTAACGGCTCCAACCGCATTAATGGCCACGTGGCTAGTGGCCAGTGGACAGAAGAGGAGTAA
- the CERS5 gene encoding ceramide synthase 5 isoform X6: MFERSSAGFVIGGTRTNPPPSLNFVRALWFCLLKATRWRFTFYLSIFFYGIRFLWTAPWFWDTRQCWYNYPFQPLTSRLYYYYILELAFYWSLMFSQFTDIKRKDFLIMFVHHLATIGLITFSYMNNMVRVGTLVLCLHDASDFLLEAAKLANYAKYQRLCDAFFMLFGVVFIVTRLGIYPFWILNTTLFESWELIGPYPSWWLFNGLLITLQILHIIWSYLIIRIAYKALVRGKVSKDDRSDVESSSEEEDVTSNSTKGVFSTSSNGSNRINGHVASGQWTEEE, encoded by the exons ATGTTCGAAAGATCCAGCGCTGGTTTCGTCATCGGAGGAACCAGGACAAACCCACCACCCTCACTAAATTTTGTGAGAGCAT TATGGTTTTGTCTACTTAAAGCCACAAG gtggagatttacattttatttaagtatatttttttatgGAATCAGGTTTCTCTGGACG GCACCCTGGTTTTGGGACACACGACAGTGCTGGTACAACTACCCTTTTCAG cctCTAACATCCAGGCTTTATTATTACTATATCTTGGAGCTGGCCTTCTATTGGTCTCTCATGTTTTCTCAGTTTACAGACATTAAACGGAAG gaCTTCCTGATCATGTTCGTCCATCATTTGGCTACAATTGGACTCATTACATTCTCTTATATGAATAATATGGTGCGGGTTGGAACTCTGGTGCTGTGCCTCCACGATGCATCAGATTTCCTTTTAGAG GCTGCAAAGCTAGCCAATTATGCCAAGTACCAACGTCTCTGTGATGCTTTCTTCATGCTCTTTGGTGTCGTATTCATTGTTACACGGCTGGGCATTTATCCTTTTTG GATTTTGAATACAACCCTATTTGAAAGCTGGGAGTTGATTGGTCCTTATCCTTCGTGGTGGCTCTTCAATGGGCTTTTGATAACCTTGCAGATCTTGCATATCATCTGGTCTTATCTCATCATTCGCATTGCCTACAAGGCCCTCGTGCGGGGAAAG GTATCAAAAGATGACCGCAGTGATGTAGAGAGCAGCTCTGAAGAGGAGGATGTGACTTCCAACAGCACAAAAGGAGTTTTCAGCACTTCAAGTAACGGCTCCAACCGCATTAATGGCCACGTGGCTAGTGGCCAGTGGACAGAAGAGGAGTAA
- the CERS5 gene encoding ceramide synthase 5 isoform X5, protein MAAAAAAALRAWFWNERFWLPHNVTWADLAGEPGPPGSGLQYPRAGHVLSAFPLALGIFAVRLLFERFIAKPCAINLGIQDSGPHRAQPNAILEKVFTSITKSPDGKRLEGLSKQLDWDVRKIQRWFRHRRNQDKPTTLTKFCESMWRFTFYLSIFFYGIRFLWTAPWFWDTRQCWYNYPFQPLTSRLYYYYILELAFYWSLMFSQFTDIKRKDFLIMFVHHLATIGLITFSYMNNMVRVGTLVLCLHDASDFLLEAAKLANYAKYQRLCDAFFMLFGVVFIVTRLGIYPFWILNTTLFESWELIGPYPSWWLFNGLLITLQILHIIWSYLIIRIAYKALVRGK, encoded by the exons atggcggcggccgcggcggcggcgctgcgggccTGGTTTTGGAATGAGCGGTTCTGGCTGCCGCACAACGTGACGTGGGCGGACCTGGCCGGGGAGCCGGGCCCGCCGGGCAGCGGGTTGCAGTACCCGCGGGCGGGCCACGTCCTCTCCGCCTTCCCGCTGGCGCTCGGCATCTTCGCCGTGCGGCTGCTCTTCGAGAG GTTTATTGCCAAGCCATGTGCCATAAACCTTGGCATTCAAGACAGTGGACCTCACAGAGCCCAGCCCAATGCAATTTTAGAGAAAGTGTTTACATCCATCACTAAG tCTCCAGATGGAAAAAGGTTAGAAGGCTTGTCAAAGCAGCTAGACTGGGATGTTCGAAAGATCCAGCGCTGGTTTCGTCATCGGAGGAACCAGGACAAACCCACCACCCTCACTAAATTTTGTGAGAGCAT gtggagatttacattttatttaagtatatttttttatgGAATCAGGTTTCTCTGGACG GCACCCTGGTTTTGGGACACACGACAGTGCTGGTACAACTACCCTTTTCAG cctCTAACATCCAGGCTTTATTATTACTATATCTTGGAGCTGGCCTTCTATTGGTCTCTCATGTTTTCTCAGTTTACAGACATTAAACGGAAG gaCTTCCTGATCATGTTCGTCCATCATTTGGCTACAATTGGACTCATTACATTCTCTTATATGAATAATATGGTGCGGGTTGGAACTCTGGTGCTGTGCCTCCACGATGCATCAGATTTCCTTTTAGAG GCTGCAAAGCTAGCCAATTATGCCAAGTACCAACGTCTCTGTGATGCTTTCTTCATGCTCTTTGGTGTCGTATTCATTGTTACACGGCTGGGCATTTATCCTTTTTG GATTTTGAATACAACCCTATTTGAAAGCTGGGAGTTGATTGGTCCTTATCCTTCGTGGTGGCTCTTCAATGGGCTTTTGATAACCTTGCAGATCTTGCATATCATCTGGTCTTATCTCATCATTCGCATTGCCTACAAGGCCCTCGTGCGGGGAAAG TGA
- the CERS5 gene encoding ceramide synthase 5 isoform X3 — protein sequence MAAAAAAALRAWFWNERFWLPHNVTWADLAGEPGPPGSGLQYPRAGHVLSAFPLALGIFAVRLLFERFIAKPCAINLGIQDSGPHRAQPNAILEKVFTSITKSPDGKRLEGLSKQLDWDVRKIQRWFRHRRNQDKPTTLTKFCESMWRFTFYLSIFFYGIRFLWTAPWFWDTRQCWYNYPFQPLTSRLYYYYILELAFYWSLMFSQFTDIKRKDFLIMFVHHLATIGLITFSYMNNMVRVGTLVLCLHDASDFLLEAAKLANYAKYQRLCDAFFMLFGVVFIVTRLGIYPFWILNTTLFESWELIGPYPSWWLFNGLLITLQILHIIWSYLIIRIAYKALVRGKKL from the exons atggcggcggccgcggcggcggcgctgcgggccTGGTTTTGGAATGAGCGGTTCTGGCTGCCGCACAACGTGACGTGGGCGGACCTGGCCGGGGAGCCGGGCCCGCCGGGCAGCGGGTTGCAGTACCCGCGGGCGGGCCACGTCCTCTCCGCCTTCCCGCTGGCGCTCGGCATCTTCGCCGTGCGGCTGCTCTTCGAGAG GTTTATTGCCAAGCCATGTGCCATAAACCTTGGCATTCAAGACAGTGGACCTCACAGAGCCCAGCCCAATGCAATTTTAGAGAAAGTGTTTACATCCATCACTAAG tCTCCAGATGGAAAAAGGTTAGAAGGCTTGTCAAAGCAGCTAGACTGGGATGTTCGAAAGATCCAGCGCTGGTTTCGTCATCGGAGGAACCAGGACAAACCCACCACCCTCACTAAATTTTGTGAGAGCAT gtggagatttacattttatttaagtatatttttttatgGAATCAGGTTTCTCTGGACG GCACCCTGGTTTTGGGACACACGACAGTGCTGGTACAACTACCCTTTTCAG cctCTAACATCCAGGCTTTATTATTACTATATCTTGGAGCTGGCCTTCTATTGGTCTCTCATGTTTTCTCAGTTTACAGACATTAAACGGAAG gaCTTCCTGATCATGTTCGTCCATCATTTGGCTACAATTGGACTCATTACATTCTCTTATATGAATAATATGGTGCGGGTTGGAACTCTGGTGCTGTGCCTCCACGATGCATCAGATTTCCTTTTAGAG GCTGCAAAGCTAGCCAATTATGCCAAGTACCAACGTCTCTGTGATGCTTTCTTCATGCTCTTTGGTGTCGTATTCATTGTTACACGGCTGGGCATTTATCCTTTTTG GATTTTGAATACAACCCTATTTGAAAGCTGGGAGTTGATTGGTCCTTATCCTTCGTGGTGGCTCTTCAATGGGCTTTTGATAACCTTGCAGATCTTGCATATCATCTGGTCTTATCTCATCATTCGCATTGCCTACAAGGCCCTCGTGCGGGGAAAG AAACTCTGA
- the CERS5 gene encoding ceramide synthase 5 isoform X4, with protein sequence MAAAAAAALRAWFWNERFWLPHNVTWADLAGEPGPPGSGLQYPRAGHVLSAFPLALGIFAVRLLFERFIAKPCAINLGIQDSGPHRAQPNAILEKVFTSITKSPDGKRLEGLSKQLDWDVRKIQRWFRHRRNQDKPTTLTKFCESMWRFTFYLSIFFYGIRFLWTAPWFWDTRQCWYNYPFQPLTSRLYYYYILELAFYWSLMFSQFTDIKRKDFLIMFVHHLATIGLITFSYMNNMVRVGTLVLCLHDASDFLLEAAKLANYAKYQRLCDAFFMLFGVVFIVTRLGIYPFWILNTTLFESWELIGPYPSWWLFNGLLITLQILHIIWSYLIIRIAYKALVRGKVT encoded by the exons atggcggcggccgcggcggcggcgctgcgggccTGGTTTTGGAATGAGCGGTTCTGGCTGCCGCACAACGTGACGTGGGCGGACCTGGCCGGGGAGCCGGGCCCGCCGGGCAGCGGGTTGCAGTACCCGCGGGCGGGCCACGTCCTCTCCGCCTTCCCGCTGGCGCTCGGCATCTTCGCCGTGCGGCTGCTCTTCGAGAG GTTTATTGCCAAGCCATGTGCCATAAACCTTGGCATTCAAGACAGTGGACCTCACAGAGCCCAGCCCAATGCAATTTTAGAGAAAGTGTTTACATCCATCACTAAG tCTCCAGATGGAAAAAGGTTAGAAGGCTTGTCAAAGCAGCTAGACTGGGATGTTCGAAAGATCCAGCGCTGGTTTCGTCATCGGAGGAACCAGGACAAACCCACCACCCTCACTAAATTTTGTGAGAGCAT gtggagatttacattttatttaagtatatttttttatgGAATCAGGTTTCTCTGGACG GCACCCTGGTTTTGGGACACACGACAGTGCTGGTACAACTACCCTTTTCAG cctCTAACATCCAGGCTTTATTATTACTATATCTTGGAGCTGGCCTTCTATTGGTCTCTCATGTTTTCTCAGTTTACAGACATTAAACGGAAG gaCTTCCTGATCATGTTCGTCCATCATTTGGCTACAATTGGACTCATTACATTCTCTTATATGAATAATATGGTGCGGGTTGGAACTCTGGTGCTGTGCCTCCACGATGCATCAGATTTCCTTTTAGAG GCTGCAAAGCTAGCCAATTATGCCAAGTACCAACGTCTCTGTGATGCTTTCTTCATGCTCTTTGGTGTCGTATTCATTGTTACACGGCTGGGCATTTATCCTTTTTG GATTTTGAATACAACCCTATTTGAAAGCTGGGAGTTGATTGGTCCTTATCCTTCGTGGTGGCTCTTCAATGGGCTTTTGATAACCTTGCAGATCTTGCATATCATCTGGTCTTATCTCATCATTCGCATTGCCTACAAGGCCCTCGTGCGGGGAAAG GTGACCTAG
- the CERS5 gene encoding ceramide synthase 5 isoform X2, which produces MAAAAAAALRAWFWNERFWLPHNVTWADLAGEPGPPGSGLQYPRAGHVLSAFPLALGIFAVRLLFERFIAKPCAINLGIQDSGPHRAQPNAILEKVFTSITKSPDGKRLEGLSKQLDWDVRKIQRWFRHRRNQDKPTTLTKFCESMWRFTFYLSIFFYGIRFLWTAPWFWDTRQCWYNYPFQPLTSRLYYYYILELAFYWSLMFSQFTDIKRKDFLIMFVHHLATIGLITFSYMNNMVRVGTLVLCLHDASDFLLEAAKLANYAKYQRLCDAFFMLFGVVFIVTRLGIYPFWILNTTLFESWELIGPYPSWWLFNGLLITLQILHIIWSYLIIRIAYKALVRGKLQPPLPSKKV; this is translated from the exons atggcggcggccgcggcggcggcgctgcgggccTGGTTTTGGAATGAGCGGTTCTGGCTGCCGCACAACGTGACGTGGGCGGACCTGGCCGGGGAGCCGGGCCCGCCGGGCAGCGGGTTGCAGTACCCGCGGGCGGGCCACGTCCTCTCCGCCTTCCCGCTGGCGCTCGGCATCTTCGCCGTGCGGCTGCTCTTCGAGAG GTTTATTGCCAAGCCATGTGCCATAAACCTTGGCATTCAAGACAGTGGACCTCACAGAGCCCAGCCCAATGCAATTTTAGAGAAAGTGTTTACATCCATCACTAAG tCTCCAGATGGAAAAAGGTTAGAAGGCTTGTCAAAGCAGCTAGACTGGGATGTTCGAAAGATCCAGCGCTGGTTTCGTCATCGGAGGAACCAGGACAAACCCACCACCCTCACTAAATTTTGTGAGAGCAT gtggagatttacattttatttaagtatatttttttatgGAATCAGGTTTCTCTGGACG GCACCCTGGTTTTGGGACACACGACAGTGCTGGTACAACTACCCTTTTCAG cctCTAACATCCAGGCTTTATTATTACTATATCTTGGAGCTGGCCTTCTATTGGTCTCTCATGTTTTCTCAGTTTACAGACATTAAACGGAAG gaCTTCCTGATCATGTTCGTCCATCATTTGGCTACAATTGGACTCATTACATTCTCTTATATGAATAATATGGTGCGGGTTGGAACTCTGGTGCTGTGCCTCCACGATGCATCAGATTTCCTTTTAGAG GCTGCAAAGCTAGCCAATTATGCCAAGTACCAACGTCTCTGTGATGCTTTCTTCATGCTCTTTGGTGTCGTATTCATTGTTACACGGCTGGGCATTTATCCTTTTTG GATTTTGAATACAACCCTATTTGAAAGCTGGGAGTTGATTGGTCCTTATCCTTCGTGGTGGCTCTTCAATGGGCTTTTGATAACCTTGCAGATCTTGCATATCATCTGGTCTTATCTCATCATTCGCATTGCCTACAAGGCCCTCGTGCGGGGAAAG CTGCAACCTCCGTTGCCAAGCAAAAAGGTGTAG